The nucleotide sequence AAATAcatcaggactacaactcccaaaaaGCTGTGAAACAGGATGAAATAACTATGGTGTCCTGAagcatgctgggaactgtagtctgaccTCCTAGAGAAAGAACGCGATCTTTGGATTCCGTCCGGCTGGAACTATCTGGGACAAGTGGCTATGTCGTGGTTGCTGGCGCTCCAGAGTGGCGGCAAAGAAGTTGGACGCGGAGGTCGTGCCCTCTGCAAGGATCTCCATGCCCTAATCTACTGCTCTTGGTCTCCCGCTGCTGTGCCTGTCGCCAGCCACGGCGACGAAGTTTGCATTCCGATCAGCCGCAAGACTGATTGCTCTGGATTCAGTAATGACTCCAGTCAGCCCATTCACTGGTGCAGACAGTTAGGAACTATTCTTTCTCAGTCTTCACACTGGTGGCAGGGCGTGGGCACTATCCTGCAGCCCTCTGGGCATGATTACTACTGCCAGGTGTTTAAAGCCAGTTTGATCCAACTCAAGCCTGGGGATCCATGCCAGGGATTTTGTCCTTGTCTGGCCCTATCACGCCATTGGCACCAGGGTGTTGGCACCCTTTTGAACCATCCCAGGCATACGAATCGGTGTCAGATCTTAAGCGGCAGCATAGCCCACCCAAGCTCTAAGTGCTACTGCCTTGGTACCCGCCTCAGGCAACCTTGGTTCATGAGGATCCAGTCAAGGAGATACAGCCAATCTGTTCCTGCCCAACATTGTGCCATTCTATCCTGTTGGCCCAAGCAGCTGGCTTCCTTTGTCCCTGCTAGAAGTGTCAGCATGCATAGTTACAATGCAAGTCCCCCAGCAGGGACTGAATGCCACGTGGTAGATCTGCGCAGTGATACCGTGACTCGGCCAAGCCCTGAGATGAGGCAAGCTATGGCTCAGGCAGAGGTGGGGGATGATGATTACGGAGAGGACCCCACAGTCAATGGTGAGTCTGGGGGAAAGGGGTATCCCTAGGTGTGTAAGAGCTCCAGACTGCCCTGTTCTCTAGACTGAAGTACAGCTGTGCCTGTCACTGTGgagcaagcatgctcagtctccaAGATCAACCTGCCAAAAGCAGTGGCACTGTGAACTTCAGAGACCTGTTGTATGGTGGCACCTGTCCGGGGAACAGATTGCAGTTGGAGGGAAGCAGGTGAAAAGAGCCATCCTGTACATTCTATAGAAAGGCTGGAtatattttgatgatgatgatgatgatgatgaaatatttAGTTTCCGGTGGTTATAAAGGGCCAGCGTTGGTGTCTCTCCAATGGAGATGTTAACATGAGATAGTTAGTCCACAAAGGTTTGTGCCATAATAAGTTTGTTAGCCTTTAAAGCGTCACAAGACtcggttgtttttgctgcaagagactgacACAGCTACCTGTCTGGAAATTGCCCAGACTTGTGTGAAAGGCATAGACCTGCAACCTGCCCCAGGGAATAAAATTCAATCTTTTACTGCTTTGCAGTAAGGGGGGTATTGAAAATAAGCCCATTGCCAAGAGGTGAGGCTGGACGTTTTAAAAAGAGCCAACAGGGTCTTCAGCAAACCCAAACCTGCTGATTTTCTGAGCAGGCCCACAGCTGTGATATTCTTCCCACTACCACCCAAGGAAATCCTTCTCTTGTGCTTGTTTTTCCTTTCCCCTTTCAGAGCTGCAGAGAGTAGTGGCTGATCTCCTTGGAATGGAAGGGGCTTTATTTGTCgccacagccaccatggctaaccTCATTGCTGGTAAGTCTTATAGGAAACAGTGAGAGCTGATTCCCCCTTGCAGCCCCTCACATTACCTTCCATTCTGTTCTGGAGGATTCCCTAACTCTCTGGAGCGGATGGGCAGGGGGTGTCTGTGGGGGTCACCTCCCCTCCTGTTGGCACACATCTGTGTTGGATTGGAGCCCTTTTGTGAGCACAACCGCAACAACTGAATTCCATCCATAATTTATATATGCATTACAAATATATATGCACCAGATATATATtaactaatgggcaaaaaacccttgcagtttaagaacgcacctataggcaataaatatttctatcaaactttaaaaagtgggaaaattgggcagctatagtgaatgcaccaggggagcaggagacctgacctcctctctgagatatcgtactgccctacacatttgtaaaaatgcagtaacagtttgggttggtctttcacagtccaatccacttcctgtgcagcttggaagaatttggtaatgtgcctctgagcatatggtgagtggtggtggcaacacctgcaatcaggactgcatctccaaagatggagaattacattttttgtatgtttgttggtgttcttcttactttgcttctctcctgtgttactaccatttctacagagaatataacctagaaaattatatttctcccattattcatcctagaaatctgtgccaaatttattttttattaatttcaaagcgtttttattggtcagtgtcatataatggtgaagatagtcttttgtgtttcaaactggaggaagaaagaggTGATGGGGAAGGAAGGAGCAGGAGAAGTTTGATCATGCTTGTttagttcaatgtgatttactcctgtgcaatcatgcttaggataggtgaaattgatctgggggaagggcagggagggaaggggagagggtggagggaggagactgggtgggtgtgcactgggcagagggaaagcccttttccaaaatgaaaacattgttgaTCTTACaactatttttcagggtttcctccaccttttattctacaacagacacatgtagtctgccacccaaatttaagccaaagctatccctggccatatccacaccagaaattttttccactttaaaagtcatagcttcccccaaagaatcatgggaagcatagtgtgtgaagggtgctgagaattgctaggagatgccctgttcccgtcatagagctacagttatcagaattctctgggaagaggggctgactgttaaactactctagccactttgctttgaaatgaaatTATGGGAGGCAGCAGAACAGCATGGGGggatggcggaatgtgaaaaatccatgctggctgtataattctacctgtaatttaaaatattttatgctttatgaatatgtaagccgccttgtaaCGGCTCTGCCCTAAAATGCAGCCTATAAATCCAGTGTGGGGTGATGTTGGTGAACTATATCCTCATCACTTCTGGACATTGTCCAtcaggggtggggatggggatgtGGGCATTGCCCctccaaatgataattctgccccccaaatgaaatgttccttcagtccccaaatttctagcattgcagtaacttaaaacttcagtggagcttttagaaatacactttaggcatccaaagagaggggcagggcaaaggtACTAAGGGAATGagaacacagcaaatataaaagttaaaagtgtgaatgaagtgaacacagaTCTTGATGGATGgaggagggagttggcaaacctaagggcTTGCAATTGGAGGAGGAAAAGgtgggaaggacagtattgttatgcactgcagagcatctccccctcccctgtaatgCTCAaccagcctctgtaggtggtgggtgttgttagtgcatctggtgggtgtgcctaggcttttgaGCCTGGACtatgcagcagcctagcctagcctagtccagggcaggatTAAGAAGAAGCAGGGAGGTGAGTGAGCttgctctccaaggcccaggaaccCTAATGAGACCTTagtaacttagcccaggcaatggggatctggaatattgtgtgtgtgcatgtactaccaaaatagggtttgtgagatttgctggtagagccatcagaagcagtgttagctggctggccagggcctttctgtagaacagagattgtgtgcttgtacaatTCATTCTTCCACCTGTAGTTCCGAGAGACATATAGTTCGCaggtgacatgctgtcaagcatttccttatgaaaagtgatgtttataggtattaatttaatttttaaaatgaaacttctcttagttgctttcctggcatggcaaaggagaccagggtagttagttccaggaagcagctgcctcagaagAACAGAACTCACAGTTAACAAGCTTATTAAAACGTTccacctgtacaaggaagcctttccatgcatgAACACTTTGTATGCTCCAGGagtcacctttggtgcatctacagccgtgtgtgaaaattcattctcaactttgacacatgtgttgacaccatacaggtgttaaattgttcatcagagaaaaacaaacttcatagaattagaatagtaaagttgaagGGGtgcataaggccatcgagtccaaccccctgctcaataaaggaatctaaattaaagtgtacatgacaggtggctgtctagctgcctcttttatatatatatatatatattattttaaagaaaataacatacaaataacataccaaaaaaaaattaaaaataaattttaaaaaaaacaaaacagatgacTTCCGATctatctagctgcctcttgaatgcctccagtgttggagagcccaccatctccttaagtaattggttccattgttgcactactctaacagttaggaagttgtttCTGATgtgcagtcgaaatctggcttcctgcaagatTTCCGTGTCCTAAACTCTGGGATgatctagaagagatcctggtcttcctctgtgtgacaacctttcaagtacttgaagtttGCTATCTTCcctcagggctttgtttccagtcccctgatcatcctcattgccatcctctgaaccttttccagtttgtttgcatccttcttaaagtcagtatccagaactggatgctttACTCTAGATGAGGTCTAACTagtgtgatttggaaactatacttctgttaatgcagcctaagaaagcatttgccttttttgcagccacatcacactgttggctcatattcagcttgttatcAACAATTGGAAgacccttctcgcatgtagtattgctgagccaagtatcccacatcttataactgtgcatttggtttctttttcctaggtgtagaactttgcacttatccctatgaAATTTCATTCTGTCATTCTCAGccgaatgctccagcctatcaagatccctttgaatattgtttctctgttccaaggtattagccatccctcccaattttgtatcatctgcaaatttgataagcattccctgcacctcctcatccaagtcattaataacaatgctgaagagcactgggcccaggaccgagccctctaGTAccttgcttgttacctccccccagtttgagaaagaaccattgataagcactcttggagtacgattctgcagccaactgtggatccatctgatagttgttccatccagcccacatttagctagcttgctaattagaatatcatggggcactttgtcagaagctttgctgaagtcgaggtattaTGTCCACAGTCTTCCCACAGCCTACGATGGAGGTTACCTGAtccaaaaatgagataaaattagtctggtgGGGTTTGTTtgtgataaatccatgttggcttttagtaataactgttttcaaggtgcttagagatcgaccgctttataatctgctccaagaattttcccagggatcactgtcaggctgactggtctgtagttcccagattcctcctctttgccctttttgaagatagggacaacattaggcctcctccagtcatctggcacttcacccatcctcaaaGATTTTGCAGATATAATAgagagtggttccaagagttcttcagccagttccttcaatactttaggcGGTGGTTCCCAATCTGGGGGTCAGGAAAGAGGGGGTCGCAAAGagaggaattatttattaatttaaaaaaataattaatggctggtctgtAGTCCACCACCTTGCGAGCCTGCACTGTGTGTCCACACAGCCACTTCTGCCCCCCCCTTCCCTCCGGCACAGTCAGTTCCCGCCATacagagagctgagcagcacTGCATACAAGCGAGCGAGGTATGTATGGCGTGAATGCTTCAAGAGGACGGCTGGGCTTATTTaacctccagcacctctccccccccccatttttgtcaGCGGCAGTGAAAGAGGATTGATTTAACTGATTAATTCTGGCTGTAGACATAGAGGGACCCCAGGATCAGGCCACCTGCCAAAAAGTAACGGGTCAGAGTCCCGGAGCATACCACCATGAATAACAGTCATTAATGGGCATTCATTAAAaactcactgtatagttaacttgcaGTACAATGCATACAGTACAAtgtatacatttctactcagaagcctcttcatatttaatggagcctactcccaggtaaatcaaactgCAGTAATCAGACCGGATTAAGATTCTGATCAAGCTTTGAAGTTGTACTTCTTTGGGGGGCATGGGGCTTCATGGTACAAAGgtgcatcattctggttaaaggaagcaaaagtttACATCTATAATACAAAGATTTAGGCTGAAATCataaccaggtctactcagaaggacGTCCTATAGAATTCAgcggagcttactcccaagtaagtggggttaggactgaaACCAGTCTCCTTTAGaggccattttaattctgccttccaGGTTTTCACAACAGCCagatgaggtaggttaggccgagaaTTAGTGGATGGCCCAAGGCAAtaagtgagcaaaaaaaaaaaaagatgggtaaAGTAAGTTTTACAAAGTggaattgcacatgctcagtgtagttttgttgccgtttatcaaggctttgagtttgtttttatgctgtcgtgtatattcattttcatttttttttatttaaaaatatgttaagttgctcaaattttgttatttttactcTTTGCatagtttagggttggcattgggggagagcaagactcttgtgcctttaacagctgtgtggaaaGCAGCAATTAAATATAActtaaattaagccttttctaatatggaaatacaattatggagaaagcttcacctgtcGACATGCTGTCTGTTAGATGTCTTATTGTCACATGTAGTTTCCTAAGCTGAGTGCTGAAGATGAGGCATTGTTGTATACAGATGGAACACTTAAAACCAAAGTCCAAATGCCCTGGAGTCGACCAGGCGctgttcaccactctgggtggtttacttttatctccttcttttcatttccttcaaaattcgttaaaagttgtttatattgctgtaacctgccctgggaccttctggtgaagggcaggtaataaatatcataatcatatttgtttttgtgatgaataaaaaaaatatttttaatccttTGTTATATATTTTTCAATTAACAAAGACTaacattacaacaattagcatcagggctgtggagtcggtatgccagacctttgactccgactcctctatttttctactgtccgactccgactccacccaaaattgcttccaactccacagccctggaaagtgctgtaaatatctttttaaatggga is from Rhineura floridana isolate rRhiFlo1 chromosome 3, rRhiFlo1.hap2, whole genome shotgun sequence and encodes:
- the LOC133379837 gene encoding uncharacterized protein LOC133379837 isoform X3; its protein translation is MSWLLALQSGGKEVGRGGRALCKDLHALIYCSWSPAAVPVASHGDEVCIPISRKTDCSGFSNDSSQPIHWCRQLGTILSQSSHWWQGVGTILQPSGHDYYCQVFKASLIQLKPGDPCQGFCPCLALSRHWHQGVGTLLNHPRHTNRCQILSGSIAHPSSKCYCLGTRLRQPWFMRIQSRRYSQSVPAQHCAILSCWPKQLASFVPARSVSMHSYNASPPAGTECHVVDLRSDTVTRPSPEMRQAMAQAEVGDDDYGEDPTVNELQRVVADLLGMEGALFVATATMANLIAVMCHCRRRGAQVLLGREAHIHVFEHGATAQVAGVHSEILQDLPDGTISLDELEQKIQQAHKSQYHPRPELICLENTHCSAGGRVLPLKYLQEGVGAPVGALLGGSRDLIAEAWRVRKLLGGGMRQAGVLAAAGLLGLSGAEETLQRDHHNARLFVQGACALGSPLCSINPATVETNIVMVTVLAPWLTPAKLCQLMEAVSAEEVAATGQAVSVRLFPWGERRLRAVWHCDVSPRDTQLAGDKLRFVLGQCERQCAGMP